In Saccharolobus solfataricus, a genomic segment contains:
- a CDS encoding cation:proton antiporter, producing the protein MNPIILALFDVSIFILLAEILSSLVQKYGLPKLIGELLAGMIIGPYALGSLLNQLLGFPLIGINSYIEFLAEFSVILLIFASGLEHGIAPIKSSGILGFLGATFGALLPFFAAYYFYISSFGLDSALILGTAMGATSLAAVASIIEEGKLKGKGINFMVSSAAADDVVDLLLLSVVIAILQGESTSVTSISLKIIALVVIWVVILVVSIILIPKITDRISDKYIEEFPLAVLFGLTLLMVSLGYSPIISAFVAGVAFANSVKNSKIKEISSTLLSVFGPLFFVYIGAEVNFLTLNLNTVILSLELTAIATIFKWLGIFPFALAYLRNAKAANTVALGMVPRGETGLVIASLGLSYNALNQEEFEGIVFMSIFTTLIGSALFKIYAKKHLVS; encoded by the coding sequence ATGAATCCGATAATTCTAGCACTTTTTGATGTGTCAATTTTCATCTTGTTAGCAGAAATTTTAAGCTCCCTTGTACAGAAATACGGTTTACCTAAGCTTATAGGTGAATTATTAGCTGGAATGATAATAGGCCCTTACGCCTTAGGTTCTTTATTAAATCAGTTGCTGGGCTTCCCCCTAATAGGCATAAATAGTTATATCGAATTTTTAGCTGAGTTTTCCGTAATTCTATTGATATTCGCCTCTGGTTTAGAACATGGAATTGCACCAATAAAGTCTTCTGGCATTCTAGGATTCCTAGGAGCAACGTTTGGTGCATTATTACCCTTTTTCGCAGCATATTACTTCTATATCTCAAGTTTTGGTTTAGATTCTGCTTTGATACTCGGTACCGCGATGGGGGCTACTAGTCTTGCAGCTGTAGCGTCTATAATTGAAGAAGGGAAATTGAAAGGTAAGGGTATAAACTTTATGGTCTCCTCTGCTGCAGCAGACGATGTAGTGGATTTACTTTTATTATCGGTTGTTATAGCTATTTTACAAGGTGAGTCTACAAGCGTTACCTCTATCAGTTTGAAAATAATCGCACTTGTAGTCATATGGGTAGTCATTTTAGTAGTTTCAATTATCTTAATTCCGAAAATAACTGATAGGATAAGCGATAAGTACATAGAAGAGTTCCCATTAGCAGTACTATTTGGTTTGACGCTATTAATGGTGTCACTGGGTTACTCCCCAATAATTTCGGCGTTCGTTGCGGGCGTTGCATTTGCAAATAGTGTAAAGAACAGCAAAATAAAGGAAATAAGTAGTACGTTACTTAGTGTTTTCGGCCCATTATTTTTCGTGTACATAGGTGCCGAAGTCAACTTTCTAACGCTTAATCTTAATACTGTAATATTATCCTTAGAACTAACTGCAATTGCCACAATTTTCAAATGGTTAGGGATATTCCCGTTTGCTCTAGCTTATTTAAGGAATGCAAAAGCAGCGAATACGGTAGCGTTAGGAATGGTACCTAGAGGTGAAACTGGATTAGTTATTGCTTCCTTAGGCCTTTCATATAACGCACTAAACCAAGAGGAATTTGAGGGTATAGTTTTCATGTCAATATTTACCACATTGATAGGTAGTGCGTTGTTTAAAATCTACGCTAAGAAGCATTTGGTCTCATGA
- a CDS encoding MFS transporter, producing MLKNRNEVLKISFSAFFADLGYQAVVASFPIIFVLIFKAPIPLYGFAEALNYGIGTVMAYAGGLAGDRFGRKRIAILGNVLILFTSLIGLSRDYIQALIFFMIGWWFRNFRSPPRRAMMAEVTSPEERSEAFGILHSLDIAGALIAIIYLTVLLYLRVSIFFVLLFTSIPLLMSTIVLTMVNAGKKSEKAKRKEAESKITQKRVFWTLILSTMFFGFSQYSFGFPILTTTEITGKEYLGVLSYGIFLGASSLFGYLFGRIRMKEFESLAFLGYLIGALGSLGFAYLSSFGVFSLYPLSFLMGTSVASTETFEPTIISKITKEEAFSTSMGYLSAGRSIGIFLGNVIMGFLYQISYTYAYLFAAITSLISFALILNLIMRPNAS from the coding sequence ATGCTTAAAAACAGAAACGAAGTCTTGAAAATCTCCTTTTCAGCCTTTTTCGCTGATCTTGGATACCAGGCTGTAGTAGCCTCTTTTCCAATAATTTTCGTATTGATCTTTAAAGCTCCAATTCCCCTTTATGGTTTTGCTGAGGCATTAAATTACGGGATTGGTACTGTTATGGCTTATGCTGGAGGTTTAGCTGGGGATAGGTTTGGGAGAAAAAGGATTGCTATTCTTGGAAATGTTCTTATTCTATTTACTTCCCTAATAGGACTATCTAGGGATTACATTCAAGCCCTCATATTCTTCATGATAGGGTGGTGGTTTAGGAACTTTAGATCACCACCAAGAAGGGCGATGATGGCTGAAGTCACATCACCGGAAGAGAGATCTGAGGCATTTGGAATTTTGCATTCTTTAGACATCGCTGGTGCGTTAATAGCAATAATTTATCTAACTGTATTACTTTACCTTCGCGTTTCCATCTTTTTTGTTCTTTTATTCACCTCAATACCTTTGCTTATGTCAACAATTGTTTTAACCATGGTAAATGCTGGGAAGAAAAGTGAGAAAGCGAAGAGAAAAGAAGCAGAAAGTAAAATAACCCAAAAAAGGGTCTTCTGGACTCTTATATTATCTACAATGTTCTTCGGATTTAGTCAGTACAGCTTTGGATTTCCTATTCTAACTACAACAGAGATTACTGGAAAGGAGTATTTGGGAGTATTATCTTATGGCATATTTCTTGGCGCTTCCTCTTTATTTGGGTACCTATTTGGTAGAATAAGAATGAAAGAATTTGAAAGTTTAGCATTTCTAGGATATTTAATTGGAGCACTAGGATCTCTGGGGTTTGCGTATTTATCGAGTTTTGGAGTGTTTTCCCTTTATCCTCTCTCTTTCTTAATGGGAACTAGTGTCGCCTCAACTGAGACTTTTGAACCTACCATAATATCGAAGATAACTAAAGAAGAAGCATTTAGTACAAGTATGGGCTACTTATCAGCAGGTAGAAGTATTGGGATATTTCTTGGTAATGTAATAATGGGGTTCTTATATCAAATAAGCTATACATATGCGTATCTATTCGCCGCTATAACTTCGTTAATCTCCTTTGCACTAATCTTAAACTTGATCATGAGACCAAATGCTTCTTAG
- a CDS encoding S53 family peptidase — protein sequence MYRYIFLMSMLLISIIPLVFASNPNMYQNPITLKEFREIGTLNANEEVIVTIFVPLKNLDLLYYYASGASNPASPLYHKFLSPHEVQQLFLPTEEYNQILNYVKSSGFQVIFTASNSVIVIKGTVGQVEKYLGTKYAVYSNGSVTYYTNYGYPKINAYVYSSNISAIFFAHPSTLITESTIKSFQQEINQTFPLEGYWPTVLQKVYNVTTEGENTTIGILDFYGDPYIVQQLAYFDKITGLPNPPNFSVVPIGPYNPNLGIVTGWAGEISLDVEVAHAIAPKANITLYIANPNIPLPAIIAYITSQNKVDTLSQSFSIPESLFSSLFNGPLFYSCIILSDEYYALGSAEGITFLASSGDAGGSGYSNGPIGTVGYPSTSPFVTSVGGTTVYVQFPNGSYYQTAWSNYGFVPNNVNYGGSTGGVSIIEPKPWYQWGLPTPSTYPNGKLIPEISANANVYPGIYIVLPSNTTGITGGTSEASPLTAGVLATIESYTHHRIGLLNPILTYMAENYYGKVIEPITFGYNIPWVATYGYNLVTGYGTINAGYFEKILPTLNLSKELNVIVSVYNTSIPTVSPQQFYPGQRILVTANITYPNGSPVQTGEFKALIENYLGNLTTFNLTYNSLTKLWTGSGVLSNKASGILFVYVYGSSDGLRGIGYYETFSGYYITFNYTTTFTPVYVELGNAELGITLSNSYFQAPIGVMNITLNIYSYNITTNAYTFVTTLSVPIKNGVGVIDLPPDLSIGDLLIIAEGNAYGFDAFTNGVYMQTLFILPQVVVEPGSVSPGQHITIEGSIIPPVNLPSTTFQDALQGTNITAKLVSSNGVVINEANIPLSPNGIYFGYLYIPKNTPSGLYNVLLFATYYSYTLNTTIRGFYYGQIYVSNQATISVKSVNYAFEGQTVFIYANITNGTNEIKFGMFSATVYPSSLSFNYTTISSIIEIPLWYNPKIGEWEGNFTLPSAISAGNLTYLAGQGYFGVPFKVLITGISALGNPTTTNSGNAYTINVLPYTLFTNQTLDKTLPSYASLVNVKILNVSGNLLNDFLTNVIIVNSNVKILNGNISNIVIRNSTVLIMQSNANNITLYNSTLYAIGGSINGLNVVNSKVVPINIHIQGLYPELPSISINLPSKNVTGTVNVTVNVIGEDVSRINVYLNGNLINSFTTNGTHIVTINTQNYPDGGYNLTVTAIQSDGLSSSNSSYLYFENGLTNLNTKVNVISNQLTNVSNSLSSSISSLRTASLEYQSISLAIGIIAIVLAILALVRRRR from the coding sequence ATGTATCGATATATATTTTTAATGTCGATGCTATTAATTTCCATTATACCATTAGTTTTTGCATCAAATCCCAATATGTACCAGAATCCAATAACTTTGAAAGAATTTAGAGAAATAGGAACACTAAATGCCAATGAAGAGGTAATAGTTACAATCTTCGTACCACTTAAAAATCTAGATCTATTATACTATTACGCCAGTGGAGCTTCAAATCCAGCTTCACCATTATATCATAAATTCTTAAGTCCTCACGAGGTTCAGCAGTTATTCTTACCTACTGAAGAGTATAACCAAATTCTAAACTACGTCAAAAGTAGCGGATTTCAAGTGATATTTACTGCATCGAACTCAGTAATAGTAATAAAAGGTACAGTGGGGCAAGTTGAGAAGTATTTAGGTACTAAGTATGCGGTTTACTCTAATGGTTCCGTAACCTATTACACTAATTACGGATATCCCAAGATAAACGCCTATGTATACTCCAGTAACATTTCTGCAATATTCTTCGCCCATCCATCTACATTAATTACAGAGAGTACAATAAAGAGTTTTCAGCAAGAGATAAATCAAACATTTCCACTTGAAGGCTATTGGCCAACTGTGTTACAAAAAGTGTACAATGTTACTACAGAGGGAGAGAATACTACAATAGGAATACTAGACTTTTATGGCGATCCTTACATTGTACAGCAATTAGCGTATTTTGATAAAATAACTGGATTACCAAATCCTCCCAACTTTAGTGTAGTACCAATTGGACCCTATAATCCTAACTTAGGTATTGTAACTGGTTGGGCTGGAGAGATTAGCCTGGATGTTGAAGTAGCACACGCAATAGCTCCAAAGGCTAACATAACGCTATATATCGCTAATCCAAATATTCCTTTACCCGCTATTATCGCATATATTACAAGTCAAAATAAAGTTGATACGTTATCCCAAAGCTTTAGCATACCAGAAAGTCTCTTTTCCTCACTTTTCAACGGGCCATTATTCTATTCATGTATAATATTAAGTGATGAGTACTATGCACTAGGTTCAGCTGAGGGAATAACTTTCCTAGCAAGTTCTGGAGATGCTGGAGGCTCTGGGTATAGTAATGGACCAATAGGCACTGTAGGGTATCCCTCAACGTCACCTTTCGTAACTTCAGTGGGAGGTACGACTGTATATGTGCAATTCCCTAACGGTTCGTATTATCAGACTGCTTGGTCCAACTATGGTTTCGTTCCAAATAATGTAAATTATGGTGGTTCAACTGGTGGTGTAAGTATAATAGAGCCTAAACCGTGGTATCAATGGGGACTACCTACACCATCTACTTATCCAAACGGTAAGTTAATACCAGAGATCTCCGCTAACGCCAATGTATATCCTGGAATATACATCGTTTTACCAAGTAACACAACCGGGATAACAGGTGGCACAAGTGAGGCTTCTCCTTTAACTGCTGGAGTGCTAGCCACAATTGAAAGCTATACTCATCATAGAATAGGTTTACTTAATCCTATACTAACTTACATGGCTGAGAATTACTACGGTAAGGTAATAGAGCCAATAACGTTTGGTTATAACATACCGTGGGTTGCAACTTATGGCTATAACTTGGTAACAGGCTACGGTACAATTAACGCAGGATATTTTGAAAAAATACTACCCACACTTAATTTATCAAAAGAGCTAAATGTGATAGTTAGCGTTTACAATACATCAATACCCACAGTATCTCCTCAACAATTCTATCCTGGACAACGTATTCTAGTCACTGCTAATATAACATATCCTAACGGAAGTCCAGTACAAACTGGCGAATTCAAGGCATTAATAGAGAACTATCTTGGGAACTTAACTACGTTTAATCTGACATATAATTCACTTACTAAATTATGGACTGGTAGTGGTGTTTTATCCAATAAAGCTAGTGGTATCTTATTTGTCTACGTTTATGGAAGTAGTGATGGATTAAGAGGAATTGGGTACTATGAGACCTTCTCTGGATACTACATAACATTCAATTATACGACGACTTTTACACCAGTTTATGTAGAGTTGGGTAATGCTGAACTGGGAATTACCTTATCTAACTCATATTTCCAGGCGCCAATTGGAGTAATGAATATTACCCTTAATATTTACTCCTATAACATAACAACAAACGCATACACGTTTGTAACGACGTTAAGTGTACCTATTAAGAATGGAGTAGGAGTTATCGATTTGCCACCAGACTTAAGCATAGGAGATCTATTGATTATAGCTGAAGGTAATGCCTATGGATTTGACGCATTTACCAATGGAGTATACATGCAAACCTTATTCATATTGCCACAAGTGGTAGTTGAACCGGGCAGTGTTTCCCCTGGGCAACACATTACAATAGAGGGATCAATTATACCGCCAGTTAACTTACCCAGTACTACATTCCAAGATGCATTACAAGGTACTAACATTACTGCTAAATTGGTAAGTAGTAATGGTGTCGTAATAAATGAGGCTAATATACCATTATCACCAAATGGAATCTACTTCGGATATTTGTACATACCTAAAAATACTCCCTCTGGGCTTTATAATGTTCTACTATTTGCAACCTATTACTCTTATACTTTGAACACTACAATTCGAGGATTCTACTACGGTCAAATATACGTTTCTAATCAAGCCACGATCTCAGTGAAGTCAGTTAACTATGCATTTGAGGGACAAACTGTTTTCATTTACGCTAATATAACAAATGGTACTAATGAAATTAAGTTCGGAATGTTTAGTGCTACCGTGTACCCCTCGAGCCTCTCATTTAATTATACTACGATAAGTTCAATAATAGAGATACCGCTGTGGTATAATCCTAAGATAGGAGAATGGGAAGGGAATTTCACACTGCCTTCAGCAATTAGTGCAGGAAATCTAACTTATTTAGCTGGACAAGGATATTTCGGAGTGCCATTCAAGGTCTTAATAACCGGAATTTCAGCCTTAGGTAATCCAACCACTACCAATTCTGGTAATGCTTATACAATCAACGTATTGCCATATACCTTATTTACAAATCAAACCTTAGATAAGACGTTACCATCATATGCAAGTTTAGTTAACGTGAAGATATTGAATGTAAGTGGCAATCTATTAAATGACTTCCTTACTAACGTTATTATCGTTAACAGCAATGTAAAAATATTGAATGGGAACATATCTAATATAGTAATTAGAAATTCCACTGTGTTGATAATGCAGAGTAATGCGAATAACATTACATTATACAATTCAACTCTGTACGCCATAGGTGGAAGTATAAATGGATTAAACGTAGTTAACTCTAAAGTAGTTCCAATAAACATTCATATCCAAGGTTTATACCCTGAATTACCAAGTATTTCGATAAACTTACCTTCTAAGAACGTAACTGGAACAGTTAATGTTACCGTCAATGTAATTGGTGAAGATGTAAGTAGGATTAACGTATACTTGAATGGTAACTTGATAAATTCATTTACAACAAATGGGACCCATATAGTAACTATAAATACTCAAAATTATCCAGATGGTGGGTATAATTTAACAGTAACAGCAATTCAAAGTGATGGTTTAAGTAGTAGTAATAGTAGTTATCTGTATTTTGAAAACGGTCTAACTAATCTAAATACTAAGGTGAATGTAATATCTAACCAATTAACTAATGTAAGTAATAGTTTATCATCTTCTATATCTTCTTTAAGGACTGCATCATTAGAATATCAGAGTATATCTTTAGCGATCGGTATTATAGCAATAGTTCTGGCAATATTGGCTCTAGTAAGAAGGAGAAGGTAA
- a CDS encoding OFA family MFS transporter, with amino-acid sequence MKRNKYIIIGFVIMCFNSLYQYSWNALEPLLREGFNVSVVEIALGFTLFSVFSSVFQPIGGHFADKQGPKRIGVISAILSAIGFLGTYLSPNIYVFFVSWSIGSIGEGILYGIAANLAMKWFRERMGFATGIVSMGFGIGSAIANPFISMAGNYRIVTLAIGLVEIVLLPILLYISDYPPKLSGQTPRQAVLSVKFWLIYLSFATSIVPLTVLSSELPILGKGLPQQELVTLISILPLLSGGLRPIFGYIADRLGILRTTFLLTIVLTLGSISLLLGEIALSTILVGFAGGSLITLYFNVSTEIFGFKFSTVNSGILYTGKALGGVLGSIIFALLYTISLRTSEIYTLSCSLIGVLTLLPLLFTKQSRKVQ; translated from the coding sequence ATGAAAAGGAACAAGTACATAATTATTGGCTTCGTAATAATGTGCTTTAATTCACTTTACCAATATTCTTGGAACGCTTTAGAGCCTCTCTTAAGAGAGGGATTTAATGTTAGTGTAGTTGAGATAGCCTTAGGCTTTACGTTGTTCAGCGTATTCTCCTCTGTTTTTCAACCAATTGGGGGTCACTTTGCTGATAAACAAGGTCCAAAAAGGATAGGGGTTATCTCAGCAATTTTATCAGCAATTGGTTTTCTGGGTACTTATCTTTCCCCTAATATTTACGTCTTTTTTGTAAGCTGGTCAATAGGTAGTATAGGAGAGGGCATACTTTACGGAATAGCTGCAAACCTAGCAATGAAGTGGTTTAGGGAAAGAATGGGATTTGCAACTGGGATTGTGTCAATGGGATTTGGAATAGGTTCGGCCATAGCTAATCCCTTTATATCCATGGCTGGTAATTACAGAATAGTAACACTCGCAATAGGATTAGTTGAGATAGTACTATTACCAATTCTCTTGTACATCTCAGATTATCCTCCTAAACTATCTGGTCAGACTCCAAGGCAAGCCGTTTTAAGTGTCAAATTCTGGCTAATCTACCTTTCTTTCGCAACTTCCATAGTTCCGCTAACAGTACTTTCTTCAGAATTACCAATACTAGGAAAAGGTTTACCTCAACAAGAATTAGTAACTTTGATCTCAATCTTACCCTTATTAAGTGGAGGATTAAGGCCAATTTTCGGCTATATTGCTGATAGATTAGGTATATTGAGAACAACGTTCCTTCTTACCATTGTATTAACGTTAGGTAGTATTTCTTTACTTTTAGGGGAAATAGCACTTTCAACGATTTTAGTAGGCTTTGCAGGAGGCTCACTAATTACACTCTATTTTAACGTTTCCACGGAGATATTCGGCTTTAAGTTTTCCACAGTGAATAGTGGTATATTATATACTGGTAAGGCTTTAGGCGGTGTGTTAGGTAGTATTATATTTGCATTGCTTTACACGATAAGTCTTAGAACCTCTGAAATATATACTTTGTCTTGTAGCCTAATAGGAGTTCTTACCTTATTGCCACTTTTATTTACTAAGCAGAGCAGAAAGGTTCAATGA
- a CDS encoding ABC transporter permease, with protein sequence MLSEFLNLIVMQLKMIRAYLPVFLFFSILFPIGFMLVFGYISIRSLTPFIVAGTITFYVSIGVLTSVAQSLAFERNAGRFSLMIATGIPREFYAISIALSNGIATLIMIPIILVLGSYLLHVEIKSIPFLLIALVSSLFMASMLGMALGLGIRNIYAVNQYSTIISFVLSFFAPVYFPVAFIPLPFRYLTYIEPTTYVSQALYYAFIGNPLSLLWSLGIIIFGFIFVILSRYVIRRQ encoded by the coding sequence ATGTTGAGTGAATTTCTTAACTTAATTGTAATGCAACTAAAGATGATAAGGGCGTACTTACCGGTGTTTCTCTTCTTCTCAATACTTTTCCCAATAGGATTTATGCTAGTATTTGGATATATCTCAATTAGATCATTGACGCCATTCATAGTAGCTGGAACAATAACGTTTTACGTTTCAATTGGTGTTTTAACTTCTGTTGCTCAATCTCTTGCATTTGAGAGAAATGCTGGCAGATTCTCCTTGATGATAGCAACTGGTATACCGAGAGAGTTCTATGCAATAAGTATAGCTCTTAGTAATGGTATTGCCACACTAATTATGATACCAATAATCCTAGTCCTAGGTAGTTATTTACTTCATGTAGAAATAAAATCAATTCCTTTTCTACTTATCGCACTGGTATCGTCTCTATTTATGGCTTCAATGTTAGGTATGGCATTAGGCTTAGGAATTAGGAACATATACGCCGTAAATCAATACTCAACAATTATAAGCTTCGTACTTTCCTTCTTCGCCCCAGTTTACTTCCCAGTAGCCTTTATACCATTACCATTTCGCTATTTGACTTATATTGAACCTACTACTTACGTCTCTCAAGCCCTTTACTACGCTTTCATTGGTAATCCTTTATCTTTACTATGGAGTTTAGGGATAATAATTTTCGGTTTCATTTTCGTCATTTTAAGTAGATATGTTATAAGAAGGCAATAG
- a CDS encoding ABC transporter ATP-binding protein, translated as MYVIEVNNVWKAYGKIIANEDITMRVKEGEIVALLGPNGAGKTTLVKQIYGELTPTKGEIRVLGKKPTDRHVKKFLGVIPQECEPYGDLTVWDNIYYMGRLKGASKDEIKKRGEELLERLDLRSKRNTLARDLSGGLKRRTLIAMALINNPKLLILDEPTTGLDPEARREVWEILLNMRKEGQSMLLTTHYLDEAERLADKIYFLSRKIIVEGTPTQIKEKFADWYEVIDYTNGKVYKVKGEEELKKIIMTINGKFEVRMPSLEEIYLQVMKDVE; from the coding sequence ATGTATGTCATTGAGGTAAATAACGTATGGAAGGCTTATGGTAAGATTATTGCAAATGAGGACATTACGATGAGAGTTAAAGAGGGAGAAATAGTAGCGTTATTGGGACCCAATGGCGCTGGTAAGACGACCCTCGTTAAGCAAATTTACGGTGAGTTAACCCCAACTAAGGGTGAAATAAGGGTTCTAGGTAAGAAACCAACTGATAGACACGTTAAGAAATTCTTAGGAGTAATCCCGCAAGAATGTGAGCCCTATGGTGATCTAACAGTATGGGATAATATATATTACATGGGGAGATTAAAGGGAGCTTCTAAGGATGAAATTAAGAAGAGAGGAGAGGAATTATTGGAAAGATTGGATTTGAGAAGTAAAAGGAACACTCTGGCTAGGGATCTATCTGGAGGTTTAAAGAGGAGAACTCTAATCGCAATGGCTTTGATAAATAATCCTAAACTCCTAATACTTGATGAACCCACGACTGGTTTAGATCCTGAAGCTAGAAGGGAGGTGTGGGAAATATTGCTTAACATGAGAAAGGAGGGTCAGAGCATGTTACTTACTACTCACTATTTGGATGAGGCAGAGAGACTAGCCGATAAGATATATTTTCTAAGCAGGAAGATTATAGTTGAGGGAACACCTACACAAATAAAGGAGAAATTCGCTGATTGGTACGAGGTAATTGATTATACTAACGGTAAGGTCTATAAGGTGAAGGGTGAGGAGGAGCTCAAGAAAATCATAATGACAATTAACGGCAAATTTGAAGTTAGAATGCCTAGTTTAGAGGAAATATATCTTCAAGTGATGAAGGATGTTGAGTGA